The Actinomycetota bacterium DNA segment CCGCCCAAGGGCTGTCCCGCAGCCGGGTGCCGAGGATGGCTCCAATGGCCGAGGAGGGAAGGCGCAGGGCCCCGGACGAAGGCGTTGCGGCGATCGCAGCCGGGGATAGTGCATTTGCGGCCCTCGCAAATGCACTATCCCGCTTCGGCGAGTGGCCGCAACGCCTTCGTCCGGGGCCCTGCGCGTAGCGCGAAGCCCACCACGCACGAGCACGGGTCTATGCTTGCCGCCCTATGTCGCAGATCGACGAACTCGACGAATACGACGCTGAACTGGAGCTCCGGCTGAAGCGCGAGTACGCGGATGTGTTCCCGCTCTTCCGCTACTGCGTGCTGACGCAGGAGGCCACGTATCTCTGCAACAAGCTCGAGCGCCGGTACGAGCCGCAGGCCGCGTACCCGTTCTTCCACGTAGTGATGGAGGATGTCTGGGTGTGGGACAAGAACCGGCCCACGCGCATCATCCCGCGCGTGGAGATCCACACCACCCAGGACATCACGGTGG contains these protein-coding regions:
- a CDS encoding DUF2469 family protein — protein: MSQIDELDEYDAELELRLKREYADVFPLFRYCVLTQEATYLCNKLERRYEPQAAYPFFHVVMEDVWVWDKNRPTRIIPRVEIHTTQDITVEVLRTDEADGPFDAELELPAEG